From one Erythrobacter sp. HKB08 genomic stretch:
- the clpA gene encoding ATP-dependent Clp protease ATP-binding subunit ClpA produces the protein MPSFAQNLEKTLHTALTHASDRRHEYATLEHLLLALIEDEDAVQVMDACGVDTGELGDVVRQYLDQEYQSLKTEDDSDPQPTAGFQRVVQRAILHVQSSGKDTVTGANVLVALFSERDSYAVYFLQQQDMSRLDAVSFISHGIGKGGKQLESKAPKGAEEGQAEESKADNKKETALDQFTVNLNAKAEAGKVDPLIGRGPEVDRTIQILCRRSKNNPLYVGDPGVGKTAIAEGLARKIVEGEVPDVLKDAVIYSLDMGALLAGTRYRGDFEERLKQVVNELEQMPEAILFIDEIHTVIGAGATSGGAMDASNLLKPALSNGSIRCIGSTTYKEFRNHFEKDRALLRRFQKIDVNEPTIDDTVKILQGLRSAFEDHHKVKYTPDALKTAVELSARYINDRKLPDKAIDVIDEVGAMQMLVPPSRRKKKITAKEIEAVIATMARIPPKSVSKDDKKALENLERDLKHVVFGQDEAIHRLSTAMKLSRAGLRDPDKPIGSFLFSGPTGVGKTEVARQLASIMGIELKRFDMSEYMERHSVSRLIGAPPGYVGYDQGGLLTDAIDQNPHCVLLLDEIEKAHPDLFNILLQVMDNGRLTDHHGKTVDFRNVVLIMTTNAGASDMARQGIGFGDVSKEDAGDEAVKKMFTPEFRNRLDAIVPFAYLGKSTVARVVDKFILQLELQLAEQNVHIQFDKDARDWLADKGYDKLYGARPMGRLIQERIKQPLAEELLFGKLSDGGEVHVTVKDGKPSFELTPAPPKAKPKRKTAAKKKAPAKKAPMKPEEGAADGGKGDDKS, from the coding sequence ATGCCCAGCTTTGCCCAGAACCTCGAGAAGACTCTCCACACGGCGCTGACCCATGCTTCGGACCGGCGCCATGAATATGCGACGCTCGAACACCTGCTGCTCGCCCTGATCGAGGATGAGGACGCGGTGCAGGTGATGGACGCTTGCGGGGTCGACACGGGCGAGCTCGGCGACGTGGTGCGCCAGTATCTCGACCAGGAATACCAGTCGCTCAAGACCGAGGACGATTCCGATCCGCAGCCGACCGCCGGTTTCCAGCGTGTCGTCCAGCGCGCGATCCTGCATGTCCAGTCCTCGGGCAAGGATACGGTGACCGGAGCGAACGTGCTCGTCGCCCTCTTCTCCGAGCGGGACAGCTACGCCGTCTATTTCCTGCAGCAGCAGGACATGAGCCGCCTCGATGCGGTGAGCTTCATCAGCCACGGCATCGGCAAGGGCGGCAAGCAGCTCGAATCGAAAGCGCCCAAGGGTGCCGAGGAAGGCCAGGCTGAAGAGAGCAAGGCCGACAACAAGAAGGAAACCGCGCTCGACCAGTTCACGGTCAACCTCAATGCCAAGGCGGAGGCCGGCAAGGTCGACCCGCTGATCGGCCGTGGTCCCGAAGTCGACCGCACGATCCAGATCCTGTGCCGCCGCTCGAAGAACAACCCGCTCTATGTGGGCGATCCCGGCGTCGGCAAGACCGCCATCGCCGAGGGCCTTGCGCGCAAGATCGTCGAAGGCGAAGTGCCCGACGTGCTGAAGGACGCGGTGATTTACTCGCTCGACATGGGCGCGCTGCTGGCCGGCACGCGCTATCGCGGCGACTTCGAGGAGCGTTTGAAGCAGGTCGTCAACGAGCTCGAGCAGATGCCCGAGGCGATCCTCTTCATCGACGAGATCCACACCGTCATCGGCGCCGGTGCGACCAGCGGCGGGGCGATGGATGCCTCGAACCTGCTGAAGCCCGCGCTGTCGAACGGCTCGATCCGCTGCATCGGCTCGACCACCTACAAGGAATTCCGCAACCACTTCGAGAAGGACCGCGCGCTGCTGCGCCGCTTCCAGAAGATCGACGTCAACGAACCGACGATCGACGACACGGTGAAGATCCTGCAGGGCCTGCGCAGCGCGTTCGAGGACCATCACAAGGTCAAGTACACGCCCGACGCGCTCAAGACCGCGGTCGAGCTGTCGGCGCGCTACATCAACGACCGCAAGCTGCCGGACAAGGCGATCGACGTGATCGACGAGGTCGGCGCGATGCAGATGCTCGTGCCGCCCAGCCGCCGCAAGAAGAAGATCACCGCCAAGGAAATCGAGGCGGTTATCGCGACCATGGCGCGCATCCCGCCGAAATCGGTTTCGAAGGACGACAAGAAGGCGCTCGAGAACCTCGAACGCGACCTCAAGCACGTCGTTTTCGGGCAGGACGAGGCGATCCACCGCCTGTCGACCGCGATGAAGCTGTCGCGTGCCGGCCTGCGCGATCCGGACAAGCCGATCGGCTCGTTCCTGTTCTCCGGCCCGACCGGCGTCGGCAAGACCGAGGTCGCGCGCCAGCTCGCCTCGATCATGGGCATCGAGCTGAAGCGCTTCGACATGTCGGAATATATGGAGCGCCACAGCGTTTCGCGCCTGATCGGCGCGCCTCCGGGCTATGTCGGTTACGACCAGGGCGGCCTGCTGACCGATGCGATCGACCAGAACCCGCACTGCGTGCTGCTGCTCGACGAAATCGAGAAGGCGCACCCGGACCTGTTCAACATCCTGCTGCAGGTGATGGATAACGGCCGCCTGACCGACCACCACGGCAAGACGGTCGACTTCCGCAACGTCGTTCTCATCATGACGACCAATGCCGGCGCGTCCGACATGGCGCGCCAGGGCATCGGCTTCGGCGACGTGTCGAAGGAAGACGCGGGCGACGAGGCGGTGAAGAAGATGTTCACCCCCGAATTCCGCAACCGTCTCGATGCGATCGTGCCCTTCGCCTATCTCGGCAAGAGCACCGTTGCTCGCGTGGTCGACAAGTTCATCCTCCAGCTCGAACTGCAGCTGGCCGAGCAGAACGTCCACATCCAGTTCGACAAGGATGCGCGCGACTGGCTGGCCGACAAGGGCTACGACAAGCTCTACGGCGCGCGCCCGATGGGCCGCCTCATCCAGGAGCGGATCAAGCAGCCGCTCGCCGAGGAGCTGTTGTTCGGCAAGCTGTCGGATGGCGGCGAGGTGCATGTCACGGTCAAGGACGGCAAGCCGAGCTTCGAGCTCACGCCTGCTCCGCCCAAGGCCAAGCCCAAGCGCAAGACCGCGGCCAAGAAAAAGGCCCCCGCAAAGAAGGCTCCGATGAAGCCCGAGGAAGGCGCTGCCGACGGCGGCAAGGGCGACGACAAGAGCTAG
- a CDS encoding DUF1192 domain-containing protein has protein sequence MDLDDLPRPKGDAASKLAGEDLGPYSQDELDERIALLEAEIERVKSHRDKASAHRAAADALFGKPSS, from the coding sequence ATGGATCTCGACGACCTCCCGCGCCCCAAGGGCGATGCCGCGAGCAAGCTCGCAGGCGAGGACCTCGGCCCCTATTCGCAGGACGAGCTGGACGAGCGCATCGCCCTGCTCGAAGCCGAGATCGAGCGGGTCAAATCGCATCGCGACAAGGCCTCCGCCCACCGCGCGGCCGCCGATGCCCTGTTCGGGAAGCCATCATCGTGA
- a CDS encoding NAD(P)H-quinone oxidoreductase, translating to MKAALFDQPGDADALALGEAEVPMPRAGEVLIRVAYAGVNRPDVIQRQGHYPAPPGASPILGLEVAGEIVALGEGVDREWLGQVVCALTPGGGYAEFCRTPVEHCLPVGDALPLDHAAAIPETLFTVWHNVFQRGHAREGERLLVHGGTSGIGTMAIMLGKAFGLEVFVTCGSAEKCTAAENFGADHAINYREADFVEQVRELTGGEGVHVVLDMVSGDYVARNLKCLAEDGRHVTIAVLGGMKAELNMAFIMSRRLTLTGSTLRPRSDAFKSLLCAEIEQNAWPLFLDGEICPVMDRTFPLADAAQAHRRMEQGEHIGKIVLEVAAG from the coding sequence ATGAAAGCCGCGCTGTTCGACCAGCCGGGCGATGCCGACGCGCTTGCGCTCGGCGAAGCGGAAGTGCCGATGCCGCGCGCGGGCGAGGTGCTGATCCGCGTCGCCTATGCGGGGGTCAACCGGCCCGATGTGATCCAGCGGCAGGGCCACTATCCCGCACCGCCCGGTGCCTCCCCGATCCTCGGGCTCGAAGTCGCAGGCGAGATCGTCGCGCTGGGCGAGGGTGTCGATCGCGAGTGGCTCGGCCAGGTCGTCTGTGCGCTGACGCCGGGCGGGGGCTATGCCGAGTTCTGCCGCACTCCGGTCGAACATTGCCTGCCGGTCGGCGATGCCTTGCCGCTCGACCATGCCGCGGCAATTCCCGAGACCCTGTTCACCGTGTGGCACAATGTCTTCCAGCGCGGCCACGCGCGCGAGGGCGAGCGCCTGCTGGTCCACGGCGGCACCAGCGGTATCGGGACCATGGCGATCATGCTCGGCAAGGCCTTCGGGCTCGAGGTTTTCGTCACCTGCGGCAGCGCGGAAAAATGCACTGCGGCGGAAAATTTCGGCGCCGATCATGCGATCAATTACCGCGAGGCCGATTTCGTCGAGCAGGTCAGGGAACTGACCGGCGGCGAAGGCGTGCATGTCGTGCTCGACATGGTGTCCGGCGATTATGTCGCGCGCAATCTGAAATGCCTCGCCGAAGACGGTCGCCACGTGACGATCGCGGTGCTCGGCGGGATGAAAGCCGAACTCAACATGGCCTTTATCATGAGCCGCCGCCTGACGCTGACCGGCTCGACGCTCAGGCCGCGCAGCGATGCATTCAAGTCGCTGCTATGCGCCGAGATCGAGCAGAACGCCTGGCCGCTGTTTCTCGACGGCGAGATCTGCCCGGTGATGGACCGCACCTTCCCGCTCGCCGATGCGGCGCAGGCGCACCGGCGGATGGAGCAGGGCGAGCACATCGGGAAGATCGTGCTCGAGGTCGCAGCGGGCTGA
- a CDS encoding UDP-2,3-diacylglucosamine diphosphatase gives MTDMPFPPIPGFPAGDNVADFPAPKPKVPEKTIGERRRFRTIWISDIHLGTKGCNAELLIDFLDHTDSETMYLVGDIIDGWRLKKKFYWPPEHNDIVWRILKRARRGTRIVFIPGNHDEMVRPFSGMNFGGVEIMRAAFHDTADGRRLMVLHGDEFDTIMLAHRWLAFVGDALYHLMMKLNGWVARVRTMLGLPYWSISKAAKHKVKNAVEFISKYEEVVARAAGERGVDGVVCGHIHTAEIREFEHEGRRVEYFNDGDWVEGCNALVEHFDGTMELLHWPDEMAKREAVPEAAEPGEVATELEAA, from the coding sequence ATGACCGATATGCCGTTCCCGCCCATTCCCGGTTTCCCGGCCGGCGACAATGTCGCGGACTTTCCCGCGCCCAAGCCGAAGGTCCCGGAAAAGACCATCGGTGAGCGCCGCCGCTTCCGCACGATATGGATCAGCGACATCCATCTCGGCACCAAGGGGTGCAATGCCGAGCTGCTGATCGACTTCCTCGACCATACCGATAGCGAGACGATGTATCTCGTCGGCGACATTATCGACGGCTGGCGCCTGAAGAAGAAGTTCTACTGGCCGCCGGAACACAACGACATCGTCTGGCGCATCCTCAAGCGTGCGCGGCGCGGTACGCGGATCGTCTTCATTCCTGGCAATCACGACGAGATGGTGCGGCCCTTTTCCGGCATGAATTTCGGCGGCGTGGAGATCATGCGCGCTGCGTTCCACGACACCGCCGATGGCCGCCGCCTGATGGTGCTGCATGGCGACGAGTTCGACACAATCATGCTCGCGCACCGCTGGCTCGCCTTCGTCGGCGACGCGCTTTACCACCTGATGATGAAGCTGAACGGCTGGGTCGCGCGGGTGCGCACCATGCTGGGCCTGCCCTACTGGTCGATCTCCAAGGCGGCCAAGCACAAGGTCAAGAACGCGGTCGAGTTCATCTCGAAATACGAGGAAGTGGTCGCCCGTGCCGCTGGCGAGCGCGGCGTCGATGGCGTGGTCTGCGGCCACATCCACACTGCCGAAATCCGCGAGTTCGAGCATGAGGGCAGGCGGGTCGAGTATTTCAACGACGGCGACTGGGTCGAAGGCTGCAACGCGCTGGTCGAGCATTTCGACGGGACGATGGAGCTGCTCCACTGGCCCGACGAGATGGCGAAGCGCGAAGCTGTGCCGGAGGCTGCCGAGCCAGGCGAAGTCGCAACCGAGCTGGAGGCGGCATGA